The following are encoded together in the Rhizobium sp. SSA_523 genome:
- a CDS encoding branched-chain amino acid ABC transporter permease, whose product MSLDILAYGAFFLSMALTYAIICLGLNVQWGMTGLFNVGIAAFVAIGAYTSAILTTPDSADRFGGFEMPVAIGWLAAACASGAASWAVGALTIRLRADYLAIATFGVAVTVQLCMLNLQPLTGGAFGIGFIPRPFADYQDNALLFSLANLGVMALVVLLLYLGLEHLAKSPWGRVLRAIREDEMAAQALGKRPVRFRLQAFALGGAIMGLAGAAQAHFIGFIAPDNYMPVLTFQVWAMLIVGGSGNNRGAIAGAVIVWGLWALSAAAVSAFVPPEQQARAAALQIVAIGTGLCLMLLWRPRGLFGEISPLTRLRAARSRQPMPSAIEAAAAPADGFASSSVNSTSTAANFRANTAKD is encoded by the coding sequence TCTCCATGGCCCTGACCTATGCCATCATCTGCCTCGGGCTGAACGTCCAATGGGGCATGACCGGCCTTTTCAATGTCGGTATCGCCGCCTTTGTCGCGATCGGCGCCTATACCTCGGCCATTCTGACGACGCCCGACAGCGCCGATCGGTTCGGCGGGTTTGAAATGCCTGTCGCTATCGGCTGGCTCGCCGCCGCCTGCGCCTCGGGCGCGGCCTCCTGGGCCGTGGGAGCCCTGACCATTCGCCTGCGCGCCGATTATCTGGCGATTGCCACGTTCGGCGTGGCCGTGACGGTTCAGCTATGCATGCTCAATCTGCAGCCTTTGACCGGCGGCGCCTTCGGTATCGGCTTCATTCCGCGGCCTTTCGCGGACTATCAGGACAATGCCCTTCTGTTCAGCCTCGCCAATCTCGGCGTCATGGCGCTGGTGGTGCTGCTCCTTTATCTTGGCCTGGAGCACCTGGCGAAAAGCCCATGGGGCCGGGTGCTCAGGGCCATTCGCGAGGATGAGATGGCGGCACAGGCGCTTGGCAAGCGTCCGGTGCGCTTTCGGCTGCAGGCCTTCGCCCTGGGCGGCGCGATCATGGGACTGGCCGGCGCGGCCCAGGCGCATTTCATCGGTTTCATCGCGCCGGACAATTACATGCCCGTCCTGACGTTCCAGGTCTGGGCCATGCTTATCGTCGGCGGATCCGGCAATAATCGCGGCGCGATCGCCGGCGCGGTGATCGTCTGGGGACTCTGGGCGCTGAGCGCAGCCGCCGTCTCTGCTTTCGTTCCACCGGAGCAGCAGGCGCGTGCCGCCGCCCTGCAGATCGTTGCCATCGGCACCGGTCTCTGCCTGATGCTGCTGTGGCGGCCGCGCGGCCTGTTCGGCGAGATCAGCCCGCTGACGCGCCTGAGGGCCGCACGCTCCAGGCAGCCGATGCCATCCGCCATCGAGGCGGCCGCCGCCCCTGCCGACGGCTTTGCCTCTTCAAGCGTCAATTCCACTTCTACGGCCGCCAATTTCAGGGCCAACACTGCCAAGGACTGA